In Desulfovibrio sp. 86, the following proteins share a genomic window:
- a CDS encoding alpha/beta hydrolase — translation MTYHSLRSLGSKASLELWPKRDAGVILFYPGTMLSPRQYRPLLAALHEAGFAVAALHLTGHGRNCHWTGFTFADLLRDGLAAERWLRQEGFNAIAVCGHSQGGILTMAHAAASQGLTAAFPITGTLPQNDAAVDLTRFRRWKNRRHEFLANINAAAAWLPRFPLPLLAYLSVRRITSGARRIVYDRKGSRLTYPLAYLASLFSANVSEEMHCPLYFFSAVNDALFTPANTKATFEMLRAPVKKLLWLPGGGHLAAMNPPLCRFIARSAAAVCAGQGLPLRMEASAARGGAHYGL, via the coding sequence GTGACCTACCATTCCCTGCGCTCCCTGGGCAGCAAGGCAAGCCTGGAACTCTGGCCCAAGCGGGATGCCGGGGTCATACTGTTTTATCCGGGGACCATGCTCTCCCCCCGGCAGTACCGGCCGCTTCTTGCGGCGCTGCACGAGGCGGGCTTTGCCGTGGCCGCCCTGCACCTCACGGGGCATGGCCGCAACTGCCACTGGACGGGATTCACCTTTGCGGATCTGTTGCGGGACGGACTTGCTGCGGAGCGCTGGTTGCGGCAAGAAGGATTCAATGCCATCGCCGTATGCGGACACAGCCAGGGGGGCATTTTGACCATGGCTCACGCGGCCGCGTCGCAGGGCCTCACGGCGGCGTTCCCCATCACAGGCACGCTGCCGCAAAACGATGCTGCGGTGGACCTCACACGCTTCAGGCGCTGGAAAAACAGGCGGCACGAATTTCTTGCAAACATCAACGCGGCTGCGGCCTGGCTTCCGCGTTTTCCCCTGCCCCTGCTGGCCTATTTGTCCGTGCGACGTATAACCTCCGGTGCGCGGCGCATAGTCTATGACAGAAAAGGTTCCCGGCTGACCTATCCGCTGGCTTATCTGGCCAGCCTGTTTTCGGCCAATGTGTCAGAAGAAATGCACTGCCCGCTCTATTTTTTCAGCGCCGTCAACGACGCCCTGTTTACACCGGCCAACACCAAGGCCACCTTTGAAATGCTGCGCGCGCCCGTCAAGAAACTTCTCTGGCTGCCCGGCGGCGGGCATCTGGCTGCCATGAACCCCCCGCTCTGCCGGTTTATCGCGCGTTCTGCGGCGGCGGTTTGCGCGGGACAGGGCTTGCCCTTGCGGATGGAAGCCAGCGCGGCGCGAGGAGGCGCACACTATGGACTATAA
- the pth gene encoding aminoacyl-tRNA hydrolase — MDYNGVLVGLGNPGSRYEGTRHNYGFAVVDALVDFAQRHGVAESLNGGKFSCELWRIRLKELDGVWLAAKPQTFMNLSGQSVQPLLAWHKLRPADLVVAHDELDIPAGEMRFKLGGGNAGHNGLKSITELLGTPDFYRLRLGIGRPPHKGDVTNWVLGRAQGDDAEHMLQAVPAALDTLFAFADKGLDGALRAARKTAQPRKKAAPEAAQAPDRAE; from the coding sequence ATGGACTATAACGGCGTTCTGGTAGGCTTGGGCAATCCCGGCTCGCGGTATGAGGGCACCAGGCACAATTACGGCTTTGCCGTTGTTGACGCGCTGGTGGATTTTGCGCAGCGCCATGGCGTTGCGGAATCGCTCAATGGCGGCAAGTTCTCCTGTGAACTGTGGCGTATACGCCTTAAAGAGCTGGATGGAGTCTGGCTGGCCGCCAAGCCGCAAACCTTCATGAATCTCAGTGGGCAAAGCGTCCAGCCCCTTCTGGCCTGGCACAAACTGCGTCCTGCTGATCTTGTGGTGGCCCATGATGAACTGGACATCCCGGCAGGAGAGATGCGCTTCAAGCTTGGCGGGGGCAACGCCGGGCACAACGGGCTGAAATCCATTACCGAACTTCTGGGCACGCCGGATTTTTACCGCCTGCGTTTGGGCATTGGCCGCCCTCCGCACAAGGGTGACGTGACCAACTGGGTGCTGGGGCGCGCGCAGGGCGACGATGCCGAACATATGCTGCAAGCCGTGCCCGCGGCTCTGGATACCCTGTTTGCCTTTGCCGACAAGGGTCTGGACGGAGCGTTGCGCGCTGCCCGCAAAACGGCGCAGCCACGCAAAAAAGCCGCCCCTGAGGCCGCGCAGGCCCCTGATCGGGCCGAATGA
- a CDS encoding CarD family transcriptional regulator, whose product MFTPNDLVVYPAQGVGKIERIDSQTIGGIACDFYIVRIQANNVTLMVPVNNAAHVGLRTLTPHEEAGRILEGLRNSTGKIVHTGQNWNRRFREYSERLKSSDLAVVTEVLRELLLISRTKDLSFGERRLQEQAMGLVTGELAEVLQVEEDSLRDELLKLYAPPPQPEAAAKE is encoded by the coding sequence ATGTTCACGCCGAACGATCTTGTGGTATATCCGGCCCAGGGGGTGGGTAAGATAGAACGCATTGACAGCCAGACCATTGGCGGTATCGCATGCGATTTCTATATTGTCCGCATTCAGGCCAATAATGTCACACTGATGGTTCCCGTCAACAATGCGGCCCACGTCGGATTGCGCACGCTCACCCCTCATGAAGAAGCCGGGCGCATTCTTGAAGGTCTGCGCAACAGCACCGGCAAAATCGTACACACGGGACAGAACTGGAACCGACGCTTTCGTGAATATTCTGAGCGGCTCAAGAGCTCCGACCTGGCCGTTGTTACAGAAGTTTTGCGCGAACTGCTGCTGATCAGCCGCACCAAGGATCTTTCTTTCGGTGAACGCCGTCTGCAGGAACAGGCCATGGGCCTTGTGACCGGCGAACTGGCCGAAGTGCTGCAAGTTGAGGAAGACAGCCTGCGGGACGAATTGCTCAAACTGTACGCGCCTCCGCCGCAACCGGAAGCAGCCGCCAAAGAATAG
- a CDS encoding 50S ribosomal protein L25/general stress protein Ctc, whose product MNIEKTLSVQKREGCGKGPSGRLRAEKLIPGVFYTANGENISVQAPVLPLEKIYGEMGHTTVFNLEIEDNGKKTLHPVLIWQVQFHPYKRAFTHIDFYGVDLDKEVTVDVPVEFVGTSRGVKLGGRLETYREMVRLCSKPLTMPQKITVDVTDMGINDTVTVSDLKLPENVRAIFDQNYALVSVISKSKDEEAEGENA is encoded by the coding sequence ATGAATATTGAAAAGACTTTGAGCGTGCAGAAGCGCGAAGGTTGCGGCAAGGGCCCCAGCGGTCGCCTGCGTGCCGAGAAACTGATTCCCGGCGTGTTCTACACCGCCAACGGTGAAAACATTTCCGTGCAGGCCCCCGTGCTGCCCCTTGAAAAGATCTACGGTGAAATGGGCCACACCACTGTGTTCAATCTCGAAATTGAAGACAACGGCAAAAAGACCCTGCACCCCGTGCTCATCTGGCAGGTGCAGTTTCACCCCTACAAGCGCGCCTTCACCCACATCGACTTCTACGGCGTCGATCTGGACAAGGAAGTCACCGTTGACGTGCCCGTGGAATTCGTGGGTACCTCGCGCGGCGTGAAGCTTGGCGGCCGCCTTGAAACCTACCGCGAAATGGTGCGCCTGTGCAGCAAGCCGCTGACCATGCCCCAGAAGATCACCGTTGACGTGACCGACATGGGCATCAATGACACCGTCACCGTGTCTGATCTCAAGCTGCCCGAAAACGTGCGGGCCATATTTGATCAGAACTACGCTCTGGTCAGCGTTATCTCCAAGAGCAAGGACGAAGAGGCCGAAGGCGAAAACGCCTAA
- the rho gene encoding transcription termination factor Rho: MRKKKATPTLLTDSALSLTDLKTRSMQELMDLAEQYEIENASSMRKQELIFALLSTCASQNGAIYGDGVLEILPDGFGFLRSPLCSYMPGPDDIYVSPSQIRRFSLRKGDIVSGQIRPPKEGERYFALLKVTEIGFEPPEHAKNLVLFDNLTPIYPDHQLVMENGEKNLSNRVIDIMAPIGRGQRGLIVAPPRTGKTILLQSMANAINANNPEVYLIVLLIDERPEEVTDMERTVKMAEVISSTFDEPPQRHVQVCEMVLEKAKRLVERKRDVVILLDSITRLGRAYNAVTPSSGRVLSGGLDANALQRPKRFFGAARNIEEGGSLTIIATALIDTGSRMDEVIFEEFKGTGNMEIYLDRHLSEKRVFPAIDINRTGTRKEDLLLPEDVLNRVWILRKILAPMSSIDSMEFLLDKMRGTKSNKDFMNAMGK, from the coding sequence ATGCGTAAAAAGAAAGCTACTCCCACACTGTTGACAGACAGCGCCTTGAGTCTCACGGATCTGAAGACCCGCAGTATGCAGGAACTCATGGATCTGGCCGAGCAGTATGAAATTGAAAATGCCAGTTCCATGCGGAAACAAGAGCTTATTTTCGCTCTGCTTTCCACCTGTGCTTCCCAGAACGGGGCCATTTACGGCGACGGCGTGCTGGAAATTCTGCCGGATGGATTTGGCTTTCTGCGCTCCCCCTTGTGCAGCTATATGCCGGGGCCTGACGATATTTATGTGTCGCCCTCGCAGATTCGCCGGTTTTCCCTGCGCAAGGGCGATATCGTTTCAGGGCAGATACGCCCCCCCAAGGAGGGTGAACGGTATTTCGCTTTGCTCAAGGTAACAGAGATAGGTTTTGAACCCCCGGAACACGCCAAGAATCTCGTCCTCTTCGACAACCTCACTCCCATTTATCCTGACCACCAGCTCGTCATGGAAAATGGCGAAAAAAATCTCTCCAACCGCGTTATCGACATCATGGCCCCCATAGGGCGCGGGCAACGCGGCCTCATCGTGGCTCCGCCGCGCACAGGCAAGACCATTCTGCTGCAATCGATGGCCAACGCCATCAACGCCAATAATCCCGAAGTATACCTTATCGTGCTGCTCATTGACGAACGGCCCGAAGAAGTTACCGATATGGAGCGCACGGTCAAAATGGCCGAAGTCATCAGCTCCACCTTCGACGAGCCGCCGCAGCGCCATGTGCAGGTCTGTGAAATGGTGCTTGAAAAAGCAAAGCGCCTTGTGGAACGCAAGCGGGATGTGGTCATTCTGCTGGACTCCATCACCCGCCTGGGCCGCGCGTACAACGCCGTGACCCCTTCATCCGGCCGCGTGCTTTCCGGCGGTCTGGACGCCAACGCCCTGCAACGCCCCAAGCGTTTCTTTGGCGCGGCCCGCAATATTGAAGAAGGCGGCAGCCTGACCATCATTGCTACGGCCCTCATCGACACCGGCTCCCGCATGGACGAAGTGATCTTTGAAGAATTCAAGGGCACCGGCAATATGGAAATTTATCTGGACCGTCACCTTTCGGAAAAGCGCGTGTTCCCTGCCATCGACATCAACCGCACCGGCACACGCAAGGAAGACCTCCTTTTGCCCGAAGATGTACTCAACCGCGTCTGGATCTTGCGCAAGATTCTGGCTCCCATGTCGTCTATCGACAGCATGGAGTTCTTGCTGGACAAGATGCGCGGCACCAAATCCAACAAGGATTTCATGAACGCCATGGGCAAATAG